The proteins below come from a single Dinghuibacter silviterrae genomic window:
- a CDS encoding FtsX-like permease family protein, whose product MLRNYLLVALRQLRRQKMYASIMIGGFALSIAACILITLYIRDELSYDRYIPRADQAFRVVEHWAGGDYPGRYTDFAAPFGPGLMSDYTGVEKSGRLMNNSLFYGAGANQIRRADQTQNTYEEGFVYADQSLLDILGMPMIYGTAGHALDAPHSLVMTRRMAEKYFPHQNPVGQVFYLNNDTKTPYTIGGVIPDFASTSSLPYDFFLTLKGVELWQGEQTFWGANNYDTYVLLKPGTDVNAFQRAVTASELQRHIIPFMKSSGQKDVETKTKGYAIELQPVRDIYLRSYAISDDLPSHGDMRLVWMFGGIAAFILLIACVNFVNLATARSANRAKEIGLRKVIGSYRSSLVRQFLTESLVYSLLSFALALLLAQTLLPFFNHLTGKSLSLPWGSLWFAPFLLGSAFLLGIVSGLYPAYYLSAFKPVKVLKGQVARGSKNARLRSVLVVFQFTTSIILIAGTLVVYSQMQYILHRKVGFNKDQVLVIQGTNTIADIQAFKNDLLRLPQAKSVAISDFLPIDIPGAKLNQNAFYMYGRKGASPVFAQDWSVDYEYLQTMGMQLSEGRDFSRTMASDTGAIIINETMARKMGIGAHPLGAVLDHFGRPFHVVGVVRDFNFQSFRTDIDPVCLTIGISPSMVSVRTVSDRVGGLIPQVDALWKKYVPNQALRYTFLDDGFRRMYADVERDGSILTCFTVLAIIIACLGLFALSSFMAEQRTKEIGIRKVLGASVHQLLVLMSREFVLLILLALAIAIPIAWWAMHAWLQDFKYREDISGWLFLAVGGIALAIALATTSYQSLRAALENPIKSLKTE is encoded by the coding sequence ATGTTACGCAACTACCTCCTCGTCGCCCTTCGCCAGCTCCGGCGTCAAAAGATGTATGCATCCATCATGATCGGCGGCTTTGCCCTGAGCATTGCGGCGTGTATCCTGATCACGTTGTATATCCGGGACGAGCTTTCCTATGACCGGTATATCCCCCGGGCGGATCAGGCTTTTCGGGTGGTGGAACATTGGGCGGGGGGTGACTATCCCGGCCGTTACACAGATTTTGCCGCTCCCTTTGGGCCCGGGCTCATGAGTGACTATACCGGGGTGGAAAAGTCCGGCCGGCTCATGAACAATTCCCTTTTTTATGGCGCCGGCGCCAACCAGATCCGGCGGGCGGACCAAACCCAAAACACCTACGAGGAGGGGTTTGTCTACGCCGATCAGTCCCTTCTCGATATCCTGGGCATGCCCATGATCTACGGCACCGCGGGGCACGCCCTGGACGCGCCCCATTCCCTCGTGATGACGCGCCGGATGGCGGAAAAATATTTTCCCCATCAAAACCCCGTGGGCCAGGTGTTTTACCTGAACAACGATACCAAAACGCCTTATACCATCGGTGGCGTCATTCCCGATTTTGCGTCCACCTCTTCCCTTCCCTATGATTTTTTCCTTACACTAAAAGGCGTCGAACTCTGGCAAGGGGAGCAAACGTTTTGGGGCGCCAATAACTATGACACTTATGTTCTTTTAAAACCGGGGACTGATGTAAACGCCTTCCAACGTGCTGTGACGGCCTCCGAGCTCCAACGGCACATCATACCGTTTATGAAGTCTTCCGGGCAGAAGGACGTCGAAACGAAAACCAAGGGGTACGCCATAGAGCTCCAGCCCGTCCGGGACATATACCTCCGGTCTTATGCCATCTCGGACGACCTCCCTTCCCACGGGGATATGCGCCTGGTGTGGATGTTTGGCGGGATCGCGGCCTTCATCCTCCTGATTGCCTGTGTCAATTTCGTCAACCTCGCCACCGCCCGGTCGGCCAACCGCGCCAAAGAAATCGGGCTCCGGAAGGTCATCGGTTCTTACCGGTCCAGCCTTGTCCGCCAGTTCCTCACCGAGTCATTAGTGTACAGCCTGCTGTCGTTTGCCCTGGCATTGTTACTCGCGCAAACCCTTTTGCCTTTTTTTAACCACCTGACCGGCAAAAGCCTGTCCCTGCCCTGGGGTTCCTTATGGTTCGCGCCGTTTTTGCTGGGCTCGGCCTTTCTCTTAGGCATCGTCTCCGGTCTTTATCCCGCCTATTATCTTTCCGCTTTCAAGCCCGTGAAGGTACTGAAGGGGCAGGTGGCCAGGGGGAGCAAAAACGCCCGGTTGAGAAGCGTACTGGTCGTCTTCCAGTTCACCACCTCCATCATCCTGATCGCGGGCACCCTGGTTGTATACAGCCAGATGCAATATATCCTGCACCGAAAGGTCGGCTTCAATAAGGACCAGGTGCTGGTCATCCAGGGCACCAATACCATCGCGGATATACAAGCGTTCAAGAACGACCTGCTTCGCCTTCCGCAAGCTAAAAGCGTTGCCATAAGCGACTTCCTCCCCATCGATATCCCCGGTGCCAAGTTGAATCAGAATGCTTTTTACATGTATGGCCGGAAGGGCGCCTCACCCGTATTCGCGCAAGACTGGTCCGTGGATTATGAGTACTTACAGACCATGGGAATGCAACTGTCCGAAGGACGGGATTTTTCCAGGACCATGGCGTCGGACACCGGTGCCATCATCATCAATGAGACCATGGCCCGGAAAATGGGGATCGGCGCCCATCCGCTGGGGGCGGTGCTTGACCACTTCGGCAGGCCCTTCCATGTCGTCGGCGTGGTCCGGGATTTCAACTTCCAGAGCTTTCGTACGGACATAGACCCTGTTTGTCTTACCATAGGCATCAGCCCTTCGATGGTCTCCGTGAGAACCGTGTCGGACCGGGTGGGCGGCCTCATACCGCAGGTGGACGCGCTTTGGAAAAAGTATGTGCCCAACCAGGCGCTGCGTTACACCTTCCTGGACGATGGCTTCCGCCGGATGTACGCCGACGTGGAGCGGGACGGCTCGATCCTGACATGTTTTACCGTCCTGGCCATCATCATCGCCTGTCTTGGCCTTTTCGCCCTGTCTTCCTTCATGGCGGAACAACGAACCAAGGAGATCGGCATCCGCAAGGTCCTTGGCGCTTCCGTCCATCAGCTCCTCGTGCTGATGTCCCGGGAATTTGTGTTGCTGATCCTGCTCGCCCTGGCGATCGCCATCCCCATCGCGTGGTGGGCCATGCACGCCTGGCTCCAGGATTTCAAATACCGGGAAGACATCAGCGGGTGGCTTTTCCTGGCGGTAGGCGGGATCGCGCTGGCCATTGCGCTGGCGACGACGTCTTACCAAAGCCTCCGCGCCGCCCTTGAAAATCCGATCAAGAGTCTTAAAACAGAATAA
- a CDS encoding fibronectin type III domain-containing protein: MYKRLLLYILLATPFAGMAQIAVTSNPGPGLYVALDWQAVPGATGYNIFRKTPADAAYPATPLNATPIVPAGTCAAIRALLIHGTDSTAWKLVAAGLADSSVLFNPCGMNGALSASKRQRLAVLAGSNLSIALAAGWGYEDHSVTNGTAYQYKIVAVGPGTTVATDLPVSAGVPVVLPAATGVHADAGDAMNQANWGLVTGAAGYVVDRATSPGGPFTRVSPTPYMSTFTHHLNGDTLVPNALGFVDFQHYDTAGNPIAHKVAGVNVNGPLNGTTYYYRVTALDFFLRPGTASGASGGVTPHDTTPPSTPGNVSTSVDNIHGWVQVSWTQVIKDIKGRVEQPDSSVSYKLYRFTGSGNPNTLTATLVATVPPLKGIHGVDTVDKYSGLRAVYGDKTWWYRVRAVDVNGNTGPWSAAASAIVKDTTPPAIVKGVMAKGFEDHISVMWQLNTEPDMAQYTVYRSLCHLGQWVNCNRPDTCRSWYIGTPAYNTGVVGTPGFNNDRKGWPCPCSGTFVFLGTITQDSAKRAKAAGHFMYNDYSVPPGSPLCYAYWVKAKDSSGNESGTYPIPSPAEQAQIVCAHLRDTTPPEAATITGLNALPLAIVVQWIGPPSQDIRAYQVYRAQGLVPGQEPPLANFTWVGGMTVEIPPKTPVVLTAPYHAPSVLPCDSIPVQAMPWMSQGAFVDRTVQPKLTYWYRVVGIDYAGNQTPLSQAAPISTFTFSTKAIPAPVLDTAMVNATPCSVQLTWTPAFNAAADKGFIVYRSTTAGGTFNPIVTAPVKGATYTDTQVTHGQTYYYKVALLLKTGQLSALSNVKTVTP; this comes from the coding sequence ATGTACAAACGTCTCCTACTATACATTCTCCTTGCGACACCCTTCGCCGGTATGGCGCAGATCGCGGTCACATCCAACCCGGGTCCCGGTTTGTATGTGGCCCTGGACTGGCAGGCCGTGCCCGGAGCCACGGGGTATAATATCTTTCGCAAAACACCGGCGGATGCTGCCTATCCGGCGACGCCCCTGAACGCTACGCCCATCGTACCGGCCGGTACCTGCGCGGCCATCCGGGCCTTGCTGATCCACGGCACCGACTCCACCGCCTGGAAGCTGGTGGCCGCCGGGCTGGCGGATTCCAGCGTTTTGTTCAACCCCTGCGGAATGAACGGCGCGCTGTCCGCGTCCAAACGCCAGCGGCTGGCGGTGCTGGCGGGGAGCAACCTGTCCATCGCCCTGGCTGCGGGCTGGGGTTACGAAGACCATAGCGTGACCAACGGTACCGCCTACCAGTACAAGATCGTCGCTGTCGGACCCGGGACCACCGTGGCCACGGACCTGCCGGTGTCCGCCGGTGTGCCGGTCGTGTTACCCGCGGCCACGGGTGTCCACGCGGACGCGGGGGATGCGATGAACCAAGCCAACTGGGGTTTGGTGACCGGCGCGGCGGGTTATGTCGTGGATCGCGCCACCAGCCCGGGCGGGCCTTTTACCCGGGTCAGCCCCACCCCGTACATGTCCACCTTTACACATCACTTGAACGGGGACACGCTGGTACCCAACGCCCTGGGCTTTGTGGATTTCCAACACTACGATACCGCGGGGAATCCCATCGCGCATAAGGTCGCGGGCGTCAACGTCAACGGTCCCCTGAACGGCACCACCTATTACTACCGGGTGACCGCGCTTGACTTTTTCCTCCGGCCTGGAACGGCCTCCGGGGCCTCGGGCGGAGTGACGCCCCACGATACAACGCCCCCTTCCACACCGGGGAACGTCTCCACCTCCGTAGACAATATCCATGGATGGGTGCAGGTCAGTTGGACGCAGGTGATCAAAGACATCAAGGGGCGCGTGGAACAGCCCGACAGCTCCGTCAGCTACAAGCTCTACCGGTTTACAGGGTCGGGGAACCCCAATACCCTTACGGCCACGCTGGTCGCAACGGTACCGCCGCTAAAGGGCATCCACGGCGTCGATACCGTGGACAAATACAGCGGGCTCCGCGCGGTATACGGGGACAAGACCTGGTGGTACCGCGTCCGGGCCGTGGACGTCAACGGCAATACCGGTCCCTGGTCCGCGGCCGCCTCCGCCATCGTCAAGGACACCACGCCCCCGGCCATCGTCAAGGGCGTCATGGCCAAAGGTTTTGAAGACCATATATCGGTGATGTGGCAGCTCAACACCGAACCGGATATGGCCCAGTATACGGTCTACCGGAGTCTTTGCCACCTGGGGCAATGGGTGAACTGCAACCGTCCGGATACCTGCCGAAGCTGGTACATTGGGACGCCGGCGTATAACACAGGCGTCGTCGGCACTCCGGGTTTCAACAACGATCGCAAGGGGTGGCCTTGTCCGTGTAGCGGCACCTTCGTTTTCCTGGGCACGATCACCCAGGACTCCGCCAAACGCGCCAAGGCCGCGGGTCACTTCATGTACAACGACTATAGCGTGCCGCCCGGATCGCCCCTTTGTTACGCGTATTGGGTCAAAGCCAAAGACTCCTCCGGCAATGAAAGCGGCACCTATCCCATCCCCAGCCCCGCGGAACAGGCCCAGATCGTGTGCGCCCACCTGAGGGATACCACGCCCCCAGAAGCCGCCACCATCACGGGGCTCAACGCCCTGCCCCTGGCGATCGTCGTCCAGTGGATCGGGCCGCCCTCCCAGGACATCCGGGCCTACCAGGTGTACCGCGCCCAGGGCCTGGTCCCCGGCCAGGAACCGCCGCTGGCCAACTTCACCTGGGTGGGGGGCATGACGGTGGAAATACCCCCCAAAACACCGGTGGTCCTGACCGCGCCCTATCACGCGCCGTCGGTACTTCCCTGTGACAGCATCCCCGTGCAGGCAATGCCGTGGATGAGCCAGGGGGCCTTTGTGGACAGGACCGTGCAGCCCAAGCTAACGTACTGGTACCGGGTCGTCGGGATCGACTATGCGGGGAACCAGACGCCCCTGTCACAGGCCGCGCCCATCAGCACCTTTACCTTTAGCACGAAGGCGATACCCGCGCCGGTGTTGGATACGGCCATGGTCAATGCGACGCCGTGCTCCGTGCAGTTGACCTGGACGCCGGCCTTCAACGCCGCGGCCGACAAGGGTTTTATCGTCTACCGGAGCACCACGGCGGGCGGGACGTTTAACCCCATCGTCACGGCGCCTGTAAAGGGGGCCACGTATACGGATACGCAGGTGACACACGGACAGACGTACTACTATAAAGTGGCGCTGTTGCTCAAGACGGGGCAACTGTCGGCGCTTTCGAACGTAAAAACGGTCACACCATGA
- a CDS encoding MFS transporter produces MSSTSSGSKSNFSSFLTLTIVFFFWGFVAASNDILIPVFKDKLHLSPVQSQMISFCFYAAYTVGALIYFFISKAIGGDILNRIGYKNGIALGLVISTLGALLFYPAAETASFAILLSGLFVIGLGYALQQTAANPLAIAMGDPKTGSQRLSLAGGINNFGTTIGPVVVSLAIFGSVTSGNTVASISKVKFPYLIIGALFLLVAVIFKFSKLPNKIQTEDDEKKDDGTRFVHSTERGSVFNYPQLVLGMLAIFIYVGVEVSTASNLPLFLTKDLNIATSNIAPYISLYWASLMIGRWTSSVGAFNIGDGAKKILRFVMPYIAFAVFVLINKAVGRDLGVPFYWYALVIIVMIIGDLLSKGNPARQLLLFASFAICALFIGMLSHGIVSAFAFISVGLFCSTLWPCIFTLAVAGLGKHTSEGSSFLIMMICGGGFIAVLQGYLASDNLLGIQWSYIVGVCCFAYLAFYAVKAKAVLKAQGIDFDKVEVAKGGGH; encoded by the coding sequence ATGTCTTCCACCAGCTCCGGTTCCAAGAGTAATTTTTCCAGCTTCTTGACCCTTACGATTGTCTTCTTTTTCTGGGGCTTTGTAGCGGCCAGCAACGACATCCTGATCCCGGTTTTTAAGGACAAGCTCCACTTGTCGCCGGTTCAGTCCCAAATGATCTCCTTTTGTTTTTATGCCGCCTATACCGTAGGCGCGCTTATCTATTTTTTTATATCCAAAGCCATCGGCGGGGACATCCTGAACCGGATCGGGTATAAGAACGGCATCGCGCTGGGGTTGGTGATCTCTACCTTGGGCGCCCTTTTGTTCTATCCCGCCGCGGAAACCGCTTCTTTTGCGATCCTGCTGAGTGGTCTTTTTGTCATCGGTCTGGGGTATGCGCTTCAGCAAACCGCCGCCAATCCCCTCGCCATCGCGATGGGGGACCCCAAGACGGGGTCACAGCGGTTGAGCCTGGCCGGTGGGATCAATAATTTCGGGACCACTATCGGACCCGTCGTCGTCAGCCTTGCCATCTTTGGCAGCGTCACCTCCGGCAACACGGTAGCGAGCATCAGCAAGGTCAAATTCCCTTACCTGATCATCGGCGCCCTGTTCCTGCTGGTCGCGGTTATTTTCAAGTTCTCGAAGCTGCCCAATAAGATTCAAACCGAAGATGACGAAAAGAAAGACGACGGCACCCGCTTCGTCCACAGCACCGAAAGGGGCAGCGTCTTTAACTATCCCCAGCTGGTGCTCGGGATGCTGGCCATTTTTATCTATGTCGGCGTGGAAGTATCGACAGCCAGCAACCTCCCGCTTTTCCTGACCAAAGACCTGAACATCGCCACCTCGAACATCGCCCCGTATATTTCACTCTACTGGGCGAGCCTGATGATCGGCCGTTGGACGAGTTCGGTGGGCGCGTTCAACATTGGGGATGGCGCGAAAAAGATCCTCCGTTTCGTCATGCCGTATATCGCCTTTGCGGTGTTTGTCCTGATCAACAAGGCCGTCGGTCGTGACCTTGGCGTGCCTTTTTACTGGTACGCCCTTGTCATCATCGTCATGATCATCGGGGACCTCCTTTCCAAGGGCAATCCGGCGCGGCAACTGTTGTTGTTTGCGTCCTTCGCCATCTGCGCGTTGTTCATCGGGATGTTATCCCATGGCATCGTGAGCGCCTTCGCCTTTATCAGCGTGGGTCTTTTCTGCTCGACCCTCTGGCCTTGTATCTTTACTTTGGCCGTGGCCGGCCTGGGCAAGCACACCAGCGAAGGCTCCAGCTTCCTGATCATGATGATCTGCGGGGGCGGTTTTATCGCCGTTCTCCAAGGATACCTGGCCTCCGACAACCTGTTGGGCATCCAATGGTCGTATATTGTCGGCGTCTGTTGTTTTGCCTACCTGGCGTTCTACGCGGTCAAAGCCAAAGCCGTACTGAAGGCCCAGGGCATCGACTTCGATAAGGTCGAAGTCGCCAAGGGCGGGGGGCACTAA
- a CDS encoding PAAR domain-containing protein, whose amino-acid sequence MGKPAARLTDMHACPQVTPGVPPIPHVGGPVVGPGAPTVLIGGMPAAVMGDTCVCVGPPDSIVMGSATVMIGGKPAARMGDTTAHGGNIVLGYPTVLIGG is encoded by the coding sequence ATGGGAAAACCCGCAGCCAGACTCACAGACATGCACGCCTGCCCACAGGTAACTCCCGGTGTTCCGCCGATCCCGCACGTGGGCGGTCCCGTCGTCGGCCCCGGCGCCCCGACAGTCCTTATCGGGGGCATGCCCGCGGCTGTGATGGGCGACACCTGTGTGTGCGTCGGTCCGCCCGACTCCATCGTCATGGGTTCGGCGACGGTCATGATCGGCGGTAAGCCCGCCGCCCGGATGGGGGACACGACCGCGCATGGAGGGAATATCGTGCTCGGGTATCCTACCGTGCTGATCGGGGGATAA
- a CDS encoding ATP-dependent Clp protease ATP-binding subunit: MPFAEDTKQAIHVAQSLAKEYQHAHFGPPHLLAAVLHNETPLASWLVAQQKDLHFMRDWAEIRMEEYPRGSRASENPSADAKTTAVLDLADMVALQLNRDEVDGVSVLAALLKPGVGFTPDQLKSFPATQKEIMDAAVSEVQMQQAVGASAGAAASNGAAAQSGATAPTGASNALYRFCTDKTALAAEGKLDPIVGRDKELRMVMEVLGRRTKPNVIIVGEPGVGKTALVDGFAQAIVAGSVPQGWQGAHLLELDTGALVAGAAYKGELEDRMKGIIGEVKRLGKSILFIDEVHLLLDPKSALGGGLVNLLKPELARGELTVIGATTRDEYRKYVESDEAFNRRFEIIQVEEPDVDTAVEMLKRVAPLYETHHGLTIEPAALKEAVVMAKRYAKDRYLPDSAVDLVDRTMAALRIMNDTSVRELRELRERLETMDPDDIQWAERTLKDKISPILSAQLEPEVEADLDVPGGRKQRLEQKITQLEALAENIRDTVTKADIAAVVSYKTGIPLGKIQSSEREKLLGVEDVLKRRVIGQDHAIKAVAEAILESRSGLIKAGQPIASFFLLGPTGTGKTELAKTLSDFLFNDESFLIRFDMSEFKEEHSAALLYGAPPGYVGYEEGGMLVNKIREKPYSVVLFDEIEKAHPSVFDTFLQVLDEGKLHDRLGKEGDFSNAIILFTSNIASDFIVESFGGGKIPAGTELMDIMSRHFRPEFLGRLTEIVPFAPIAEENALRIFDVHLRSLTDPLTRQGISLEITPEAKKHLTLTGFTPKYGARQIKGLIRNELRRPIARQIVAGKLKKGDTVCVGYAGGLTWEIKHPSLIEI, from the coding sequence ATGCCCTTCGCGGAAGACACCAAACAGGCGATCCACGTCGCCCAATCCCTGGCCAAAGAATACCAGCACGCCCATTTCGGCCCGCCCCATCTGCTGGCGGCCGTCTTACACAACGAAACGCCCCTGGCCTCCTGGCTGGTAGCCCAGCAAAAGGACCTGCATTTTATGCGGGACTGGGCGGAGATCCGCATGGAGGAATATCCGCGGGGGAGCCGCGCGTCGGAAAACCCTTCCGCCGACGCCAAGACCACGGCGGTTCTTGACCTGGCCGATATGGTGGCGCTTCAGCTCAACCGCGATGAGGTCGATGGGGTGAGTGTGCTGGCGGCGTTGCTGAAACCGGGGGTGGGGTTCACGCCGGATCAGCTCAAAAGCTTTCCGGCTACGCAGAAAGAAATCATGGACGCCGCCGTCTCGGAGGTGCAGATGCAACAGGCGGTGGGCGCTTCGGCCGGCGCGGCTGCGTCAAACGGCGCCGCCGCGCAAAGCGGCGCCACCGCGCCCACGGGCGCTTCCAACGCCCTCTACCGCTTCTGCACCGACAAAACCGCCCTCGCCGCGGAAGGCAAGCTCGACCCTATCGTCGGACGCGACAAAGAACTCCGCATGGTCATGGAAGTCCTGGGCCGCCGGACCAAACCTAACGTCATCATCGTGGGGGAACCCGGGGTGGGGAAGACCGCGCTGGTGGATGGTTTTGCACAGGCCATCGTGGCCGGGAGCGTGCCCCAGGGCTGGCAGGGCGCGCACCTGCTGGAGCTCGACACCGGTGCGCTGGTGGCCGGGGCGGCCTATAAGGGGGAGCTTGAAGACCGTATGAAAGGGATCATCGGGGAGGTCAAACGCCTGGGCAAATCCATTCTTTTTATAGACGAAGTCCACCTGTTGCTGGATCCCAAAAGCGCCCTCGGCGGCGGCCTGGTCAACCTCCTGAAACCGGAACTGGCCAGGGGTGAGCTGACGGTGATCGGGGCCACGACCCGGGACGAATACCGCAAGTACGTCGAATCCGACGAGGCGTTTAATAGAAGATTCGAGATCATCCAGGTCGAGGAACCCGACGTAGATACCGCCGTGGAAATGCTCAAACGGGTGGCGCCCCTTTATGAAACCCACCATGGGCTGACGATCGAGCCGGCAGCGCTCAAAGAGGCCGTCGTCATGGCCAAACGCTACGCCAAGGACCGATACCTCCCTGACTCCGCAGTGGACCTGGTGGATCGGACGATGGCGGCGCTGAGGATCATGAACGATACCTCGGTCAGGGAATTGCGGGAGTTGCGGGAGCGCCTGGAGACCATGGACCCGGACGACATACAATGGGCGGAGCGGACGCTCAAAGACAAAATCAGCCCTATCCTTTCCGCCCAACTGGAACCGGAAGTGGAAGCGGACCTGGACGTGCCCGGCGGCAGGAAACAACGCCTGGAGCAGAAAATCACGCAACTCGAAGCCCTTGCAGAAAACATACGCGACACCGTAACCAAGGCAGACATCGCCGCCGTCGTGTCCTATAAGACGGGGATTCCTTTAGGGAAAATCCAATCCTCCGAACGCGAGAAACTGCTGGGGGTGGAAGACGTCCTGAAGCGCCGGGTCATCGGCCAGGACCACGCCATAAAGGCGGTGGCCGAAGCCATCCTGGAGTCCCGGTCGGGTTTGATCAAGGCCGGACAGCCCATCGCCAGCTTTTTCCTCCTGGGCCCGACGGGCACCGGCAAAACCGAACTGGCCAAAACCCTGTCGGACTTCCTTTTTAACGACGAGTCCTTTCTCATCCGCTTCGACATGTCGGAGTTTAAGGAAGAACACTCCGCGGCCTTGCTGTATGGCGCGCCCCCGGGCTATGTCGGTTACGAAGAAGGCGGGATGCTCGTCAACAAGATCAGGGAAAAACCCTATTCGGTCGTGCTCTTCGACGAGATCGAAAAGGCCCACCCAAGCGTATTCGACACCTTCCTCCAGGTCCTCGACGAAGGAAAGCTCCACGACCGCCTCGGCAAAGAAGGAGATTTCTCCAACGCCATCATACTTTTTACTTCCAATATCGCCAGCGACTTTATCGTGGAAAGTTTTGGTGGAGGAAAAATACCCGCCGGCACCGAGCTGATGGACATCATGTCCCGTCATTTCCGGCCCGAGTTTCTGGGCCGGCTGACCGAGATCGTGCCCTTTGCGCCCATTGCCGAAGAGAACGCGCTCCGGATCTTCGATGTCCACCTCCGGAGCCTGACCGATCCCCTGACGCGACAGGGGATCAGCCTGGAGATCACGCCCGAGGCGAAAAAGCACCTGACGTTGACCGGGTTTACACCCAAATACGGGGCGCGGCAGATCAAGGGGTTGATCCGGAATGAGCTCCGGAGGCCGATTGCGCGGCAGATCGTTGCCGGCAAATTGAAGAAGGGGGACACCGTCTGCGTGGGGTATGCAGGTGGTTTAACCTGGGAGATAAAACACCCGTCGCTCATCGAGATCTAA